The following are encoded in a window of Lactobacillus intestinalis genomic DNA:
- a CDS encoding SH3-like domain-containing protein, with amino-acid sequence MMIKKRIYLLTAAATMTISLMGFSHNSVQAARYNAKVVDKGSYGIYANLGKRGPSGYMGNTGALRYSNFQSGTTRQSGSSRYCYVYINGHKAGWVNENAFEKNKISVAKNVSLVYNPNYTYNVRDALNYATDAHGNAIDIRKVHVNHPSISSRDIGTHIIKYSYGKAHATSKVIVRSDKKEGIAKANAKPQKGRSYTTWKTHYKTSGNWGNSFAPETTDHTLKSGGLTLKTVFYQPATLNVDGSVEGSTGPTPEGLAVSQNRMYLAMYKHVYYNHARIISYNLNGIPKYELQKLPWLPWNEFYNLSKGIKFSPYIKMGHGQTFSATDKYLYVIANNHLLTNSSKSEEIMRINKNNLQIGKIWTFKIWNRDANHPRYIHNAVFVNDHEFYAVFHNSAMKRFEYWRVTRHGNEWHPKEVGASGSDFMRNGSPVQGFTYDKRKNQFYLAFNDYILNIAKNGKLLRTSHFNSGREIEGISATNHDLYVELAERPELFRGWIK; translated from the coding sequence ATGATGATAAAAAAGAGAATATATTTATTAACGGCAGCAGCTACTATGACTATAAGCTTGATGGGCTTTAGTCATAATTCGGTGCAAGCAGCCAGATATAACGCAAAAGTTGTTGACAAAGGTAGTTATGGAATCTATGCCAACTTAGGCAAACGTGGACCAAGTGGCTATATGGGGAATACTGGTGCTTTGCGTTATAGTAATTTTCAATCAGGGACTACTCGTCAAAGTGGAAGCTCTCGCTATTGCTACGTTTATATTAATGGTCATAAAGCAGGGTGGGTGAATGAAAACGCCTTTGAGAAAAATAAAATTTCTGTCGCTAAAAATGTAAGTTTAGTTTACAATCCTAACTATACTTATAATGTTCGCGATGCTTTAAACTATGCTACGGATGCGCATGGGAATGCTATCGATATTAGAAAAGTTCATGTAAATCACCCTAGTATTTCTTCAAGGGATATTGGGACGCACATTATTAAATATTCTTATGGTAAGGCTCACGCAACAAGTAAAGTGATAGTAAGAAGTGATAAAAAAGAAGGAATTGCTAAAGCTAATGCAAAACCGCAAAAAGGTCGCAGTTACACTACTTGGAAAACTCACTATAAGACATCAGGAAATTGGGGAAATAGTTTTGCTCCTGAAACCACAGATCATACTTTAAAAAGTGGTGGCTTGACTTTGAAGACTGTCTTTTATCAACCTGCCACTTTAAACGTAGATGGAAGTGTTGAAGGATCGACTGGTCCTACACCAGAAGGATTGGCCGTTTCTCAAAACAGAATGTATTTAGCAATGTATAAGCATGTTTACTATAATCATGCTCGGATAATTTCTTATAATTTAAATGGAATTCCTAAATACGAACTGCAGAAGTTACCATGGCTGCCTTGGAATGAATTTTATAACTTATCTAAGGGTATTAAATTCAGTCCATACATTAAGATGGGGCATGGTCAAACTTTTAGCGCTACTGATAAATATTTATATGTAATTGCCAATAATCACTTATTAACCAATAGTTCAAAGTCAGAAGAAATTATGCGTATTAACAAAAATAATTTGCAGATTGGTAAGATTTGGACTTTTAAAATTTGGAATAGGGATGCAAATCATCCACGCTATATTCATAATGCAGTCTTTGTAAATGATCATGAATTTTATGCTGTTTTCCATAATAGTGCGATGAAACGTTTTGAATATTGGCGCGTGACTCGTCATGGCAATGAATGGCATCCTAAAGAAGTTGGCGCAAGTGGATCTGATTTCATGAGAAATGGTTCTCCGGTTCAAGGTTTTACTTATGATAAGCGTAAAAACCAGTTTTATTTGGCATTTAACGATTATATTTTAAATATTGCCAAAAATGGTAAGCTTCTTAGAACGAGTCATTTTAATAGTGGACGCGAAATTGAAGGGATTAGTGCCACAAACCATGATCTATATGTGGAGCTTGCAGAACGTCCTGAATTATTCAGGGGCTGGATTAAGTAG
- a CDS encoding LBA0864 family S-layer associated protein, giving the protein MKKSFKISMALSAILASSILAVSATQNRAEAKSYSKAVTKIAGTKNYAIYHRVSKNGPSGKFTSTKYFKHGQIQSKQYVSTKKGNFWNIIVNGREVGWVSQNFFARNKISVAKEVSLIKNSDYGFPTRDAINYVTDGQGTAVDPDKVSVSKTYVSTQPSTVNYSYGKAKASVNISVRDNAESEMGEVTKQPQKGFKTTTTWNGGSKGSSRNWNAAHHYTSETSSNTFSSNGLTLRTRLFQPRFLSLGYGQAGDKMGQVGVIPEGMTVNGNDFVTSLYSSDSDQYGHLALYNLGAIKSKYAAQNLTTMNWSTFKSYANNIKVSPYIKLGHGQSLGSSNNYIYVLANDNKYNNGPKSEEVMQIRKSDMQINKIWTIRVAENRYIHNATFVGDNTMYALFHNGGYDRYEYWKLTRDGDNWKATEIGATNGSFISNSPVQGFAYGNGHFFIGFNDNIFQVAENGAAQKHYRFNTKREIEGLSATNSKLYVQFAQRAELTEGKF; this is encoded by the coding sequence ATGAAAAAGTCATTTAAGATTAGCATGGCTTTGAGTGCGATTTTAGCTAGTAGTATTTTAGCTGTTAGTGCAACTCAAAATCGTGCTGAAGCAAAAAGCTATAGTAAAGCAGTTACTAAGATTGCAGGAACCAAGAACTATGCAATTTACCATCGAGTTTCAAAGAATGGTCCATCAGGTAAATTTACTTCTACCAAGTATTTTAAGCATGGCCAAATTCAATCTAAACAATATGTTTCTACTAAGAAAGGAAATTTTTGGAACATCATTGTTAACGGTCGTGAAGTTGGTTGGGTTAGCCAAAACTTCTTTGCTAGAAACAAGATTTCTGTAGCCAAAGAAGTTTCATTGATTAAGAATTCTGATTATGGCTTTCCAACACGGGATGCAATTAATTATGTAACTGATGGTCAAGGTACTGCCGTTGATCCAGACAAGGTTAGTGTTTCAAAAACTTACGTAAGTACTCAACCTTCAACTGTAAATTACAGCTATGGTAAAGCTAAGGCTTCAGTTAATATTAGTGTCCGCGATAATGCTGAGTCTGAAATGGGTGAAGTAACCAAGCAGCCTCAAAAGGGATTTAAGACCACTACTACTTGGAATGGTGGGTCCAAAGGTTCCTCTAGAAACTGGAATGCAGCTCATCATTACACTTCAGAAACAAGCAGTAATACTTTCTCAAGCAATGGTTTAACTCTTCGTACTAGATTGTTCCAACCACGCTTCTTAAGTCTTGGTTATGGTCAAGCAGGAGACAAGATGGGACAAGTTGGAGTTATTCCAGAAGGGATGACTGTAAATGGAAATGACTTTGTAACTTCACTTTATTCTAGTGATAGTGACCAATATGGACACTTGGCACTCTATAACTTAGGGGCAATCAAGAGTAAGTATGCGGCTCAAAATTTAACTACTATGAATTGGAGTACCTTTAAATCATATGCCAACAACATTAAGGTGAGTCCATACATCAAGTTAGGTCATGGTCAATCTCTTGGTTCATCCAACAACTACATCTATGTACTTGCCAATGATAATAAGTACAATAATGGTCCAAAGTCTGAAGAAGTTATGCAAATCCGTAAGAGTGATATGCAAATTAATAAGATTTGGACAATTAGAGTAGCTGAAAATCGCTACATCCATAATGCAACCTTTGTGGGCGATAACACTATGTACGCACTCTTCCATAATGGTGGTTACGATCGCTATGAATACTGGAAGTTAACTAGAGATGGTGATAATTGGAAGGCAACTGAAATTGGAGCAACTAATGGGAGCTTTATTTCAAATTCACCAGTTCAAGGTTTTGCATATGGAAATGGTCACTTCTTTATCGGCTTTAATGATAACATTTTCCAAGTAGCTGAAAATGGTGCAGCGCAAAAGCACTACCGCTTCAATACTAAGCGTGAAATTGAAGGTTTATCAGCAACTAATTCAAAACTTTACGTTCAATTTGCTCAACGTGCAGAATTAACTGAAGGCAAATTCTAA
- a CDS encoding APC family permease, which produces MVESQSNPKKMMWTTLAMMAFSTVWGFGNVVNGFVYFDGTKVIFSWIIMFLLYFVPYALMVGELGATFKNAEGGVSSWVEATMGAKWAYYAGWTYWACHIVYISSKGTGGLRAMAWGIFGNTLWYDSLPTAWTQFATLVVFLFFCWVTSRGIQVLKGLATVAGTSMFIMSILFIIMMFTAPAINPHANYYSINFNWKSLMPTFNIKYLTSLSILVFAVGGCEKISPYVNKVKNPSKNFPKAMMALAIMVMISAILGTFAMALMFDPQIVNKNLNEYISNGPYMAFQRLGEYYHVGGLFMYIYSWCNVIGQFSTLVISIDAPLRMLLGSKQAKEFIPKKLLKVNKHGAYINGIWMVVILSGSLIAAQALLPDAQSVMAQLVKLNSTTMPMRYLWVFAAYIALRKQQAKFETSYQMTKSQPLAYTAGVWCFGITAACCIFGIYSPDSFTLFLNIITPIILVALGLILPAIKKHEDVAILD; this is translated from the coding sequence ATGGTTGAATCACAAAGCAATCCTAAAAAGATGATGTGGACGACATTAGCAATGATGGCCTTTTCTACTGTGTGGGGATTTGGAAATGTTGTTAATGGATTTGTCTACTTTGATGGAACAAAAGTCATCTTTAGCTGGATTATTATGTTCTTGCTCTACTTTGTTCCTTATGCCTTAATGGTAGGAGAATTGGGTGCCACCTTTAAAAATGCTGAAGGTGGTGTCTCCTCCTGGGTGGAAGCTACAATGGGCGCAAAATGGGCTTATTATGCAGGCTGGACTTACTGGGCCTGCCATATTGTATATATTTCTAGTAAAGGAACGGGTGGACTTCGAGCCATGGCCTGGGGAATTTTTGGGAATACACTTTGGTATGATAGTTTACCAACTGCCTGGACTCAATTTGCGACTTTAGTTGTTTTCCTATTCTTCTGCTGGGTTACAAGTCGCGGAATTCAAGTTTTAAAAGGGTTGGCTACCGTAGCGGGAACTTCAATGTTCATTATGTCAATTTTATTCATCATTATGATGTTTACAGCTCCTGCTATTAATCCTCATGCCAATTATTATTCCATTAACTTTAATTGGAAGAGCTTAATGCCAACCTTTAACATAAAATACTTAACCTCTCTTTCAATCTTAGTATTTGCAGTGGGTGGATGTGAAAAGATCTCCCCATATGTAAATAAAGTTAAGAATCCTTCTAAAAATTTTCCTAAGGCAATGATGGCATTAGCTATTATGGTTATGATCTCTGCAATCCTTGGTACTTTTGCAATGGCTTTAATGTTTGATCCACAAATCGTCAATAAAAACCTTAATGAATATATTTCTAACGGACCTTACATGGCCTTCCAAAGATTAGGGGAATACTATCACGTTGGTGGTTTATTCATGTACATCTACTCTTGGTGTAATGTAATTGGTCAATTTTCAACTTTAGTTATTAGTATCGACGCCCCACTAAGAATGTTGCTTGGTAGTAAACAAGCTAAAGAATTCATCCCTAAAAAATTGCTAAAGGTTAATAAACACGGTGCTTACATTAATGGTATTTGGATGGTCGTAATTCTTTCAGGAAGTTTAATTGCCGCTCAAGCATTACTTCCCGACGCTCAATCAGTTATGGCTCAATTGGTTAAATTAAACTCGACCACAATGCCTATGCGGTATTTGTGGGTATTTGCAGCCTATATCGCGTTAAGAAAACAACAAGCAAAATTTGAGACGAGCTATCAAATGACCAAATCTCAACCACTTGCTTATACCGCCGGTGTATGGTGTTTCGGAATCACGGCTGCCTGCTGTATATTTGGAATTTACTCACCAGATTCATTTACCCTATTCTTAAATATTATTACTCCAATCATTTTGGTCGCACTTGGCCTTATTCTACCAGCCATTAAAAAGCATGAAGATGTGGCAATTTTAGATTAG
- a CDS encoding Fur family transcriptional regulator: MEITLENQARELLHEHSLKVTKPRLRILTYLMSHHNHPTVETIYQAQNAAGLINKATIYNTLNTLVKVGIIMEIKNGDNSTHYDFFVKPHFHIICKNYGKIADVFYPNFDKIEDQMRENAEKQTGFTTTASHLEIFGLCPECQKKLKK, from the coding sequence TTGGAAATTACATTAGAAAATCAAGCACGAGAACTTTTACATGAGCATAGTCTTAAAGTTACCAAACCTCGATTACGGATTTTAACTTATTTAATGTCTCATCATAATCATCCAACCGTTGAAACTATCTATCAAGCCCAAAATGCAGCCGGTTTAATTAATAAGGCTACTATTTACAATACGTTAAATACTTTGGTTAAAGTAGGAATTATTATGGAAATCAAAAATGGGGATAACTCTACTCACTATGATTTTTTCGTTAAACCTCACTTTCACATCATTTGTAAAAATTATGGTAAAATTGCTGACGTTTTCTATCCAAATTTTGATAAGATTGAAGATCAAATGCGGGAAAATGCGGAGAAGCAAACTGGTTTTACAACTACTGCCAGCCATTTAGAAATTTTCGGCCTTTGTCCCGAATGTCAAAAAAAGCTAAAAAAATAG
- a CDS encoding C45 family autoproteolytic acyltransferase/hydolase, protein MTLTDTQSKIVAKANKKDINGWHYLYVQGDPYEIGFQHGYLLTNEFRDAVRVYTHMTLELYGMDYSFFANQAVKLHKDKIPEEYLEEMRGMADGFTANGLKTSINDILAWNDWMELTGYWWPQVSANYSNNPPQGPRGSHCSAFVATGSATKDGKPVIAHESFDDFWSGQYFNICEEVHPTKGHAFKMQTVPGYIDSMTDFYVTEAGLGITETTIAGFVGYDVKGMPEFIRARQATQYANNIDQWIKLVNEGNNGGYANIWLLCDTNTDEIARFEQGLKHQELLKSTEGFYYGCNACHNPRIRNLECVDNGYNDTRQQTGARRARFEELLPEVSGTIDDEVAKRILADKYDPYLGYQCASSRDICAHYDVDPQYYADDPHGVWNVPFFPGGSCDGKCADATDIENLNMWGIFGRADGEPFDAKSFMKQHPEWNWQKGYLYDRPSQPWTLFTE, encoded by the coding sequence ATGACGTTAACGGATACGCAAAGTAAAATTGTCGCAAAAGCTAATAAAAAAGATATTAATGGTTGGCATTATTTGTACGTGCAAGGTGATCCGTATGAAATTGGCTTTCAACATGGTTATCTTTTAACTAATGAATTCAGGGATGCAGTTCGGGTTTACACTCATATGACGCTTGAGTTATATGGAATGGATTATTCTTTCTTTGCTAATCAAGCAGTTAAATTGCATAAAGATAAGATTCCTGAAGAATATTTGGAAGAAATGCGTGGCATGGCTGATGGTTTTACTGCAAACGGTTTAAAAACTAGTATTAATGATATTCTCGCCTGGAATGATTGGATGGAATTAACTGGTTATTGGTGGCCCCAAGTCTCAGCTAATTATTCTAATAACCCTCCTCAAGGACCCCGAGGATCTCATTGCTCTGCATTTGTGGCTACCGGATCTGCCACAAAAGATGGTAAACCGGTAATTGCTCATGAAAGTTTTGATGATTTTTGGAGTGGGCAATACTTTAACATTTGTGAAGAAGTCCATCCAACTAAGGGGCATGCATTTAAGATGCAAACTGTTCCAGGGTATATTGACTCGATGACGGATTTCTATGTTACTGAGGCTGGTCTTGGGATTACGGAAACGACGATTGCTGGTTTTGTTGGCTATGATGTGAAAGGAATGCCTGAATTTATTCGTGCACGCCAGGCTACCCAATATGCAAATAATATTGATCAATGGATAAAATTAGTTAATGAAGGAAACAATGGCGGCTATGCGAATATTTGGCTCCTTTGTGATACTAATACTGATGAGATTGCCCGCTTTGAACAAGGACTAAAGCATCAAGAGTTGCTAAAGTCAACTGAGGGATTCTATTATGGTTGTAATGCCTGTCACAATCCAAGAATTCGCAACCTTGAGTGTGTTGATAATGGCTATAACGATACTCGTCAGCAAACTGGCGCCCGGAGAGCCCGCTTTGAAGAATTATTACCGGAAGTATCTGGGACAATTGATGATGAGGTGGCCAAAAGAATCTTAGCAGATAAGTATGATCCATATTTAGGCTATCAATGTGCTTCTTCACGTGATATTTGTGCTCACTATGATGTTGACCCTCAATACTATGCTGACGATCCTCACGGTGTTTGGAATGTACCTTTCTTCCCAGGTGGTTCATGTGACGGAAAATGTGCAGATGCTACTGATATTGAGAACTTGAATATGTGGGGAATTTTTGGCAGAGCTGATGGTGAACCATTTGACGCTAAAAGCTTTATGAAGCAACATCCTGAATGGAATTGGCAAAAAGGCTATCTTTATGATAGACCAAGCCAACCTTGGACATTATTTACTGAATAA
- a CDS encoding C1 family peptidase gives MVQIDNKNLKQIRSKFLDTPKYRNTQNAVMKNGIKKSITNQSEINSHPFVFSIDIDSNKVMNQKKSGRCWDFSGLNFIRYHIEKDHHIKDMELSPSYIYFYDKLEKGNYFYQNIIDTADQPLSDRLVNWLLTTPQQDGGDWQLLVDLIEKYGIVPMQAMPEDAVSANSQELNRMYDRKLQKDALKLRDLVNSDASDEKIKSVLHQMNAENYRILAISLGTPPEKFTYEYRDENNEYHTTGQVTPLEFFKKFVNIDFNDYVELMNLPGEKYPYNTSFAVEISGNMVGGQPSRYFNVSMKDMEKTAIKQLKDDEPVWFGCDVLQEWAPQAGVLTEKVFDWDRSFGIKLGTDKTKRFEYRESLPTHAMLISGVDIRDDEPIRWKIQNSWGSKVGHKGYFIMGNDWMEQYTYETVVNKKYLTDEQLAAYEKEPVMLPYWNAMNPI, from the coding sequence ATGGTACAAATTGATAATAAGAATTTAAAACAAATTAGATCAAAATTTTTAGATACACCAAAATATCGCAACACTCAAAATGCCGTGATGAAAAACGGGATTAAGAAATCAATTACAAATCAAAGTGAAATAAATTCACATCCATTTGTATTTTCAATTGATATTGATTCAAATAAAGTTATGAATCAAAAGAAATCTGGGCGTTGTTGGGACTTCTCAGGTTTAAATTTTATTCGTTACCATATTGAAAAAGATCACCATATTAAAGATATGGAGTTATCGCCTAGTTATATTTATTTTTATGACAAGCTCGAAAAGGGTAATTATTTTTACCAAAACATTATTGATACAGCTGATCAGCCATTGTCTGATCGTTTAGTAAACTGGTTACTTACTACCCCTCAACAAGACGGCGGCGATTGGCAATTACTCGTTGATTTAATCGAAAAATACGGGATTGTGCCAATGCAAGCTATGCCAGAAGATGCAGTCAGTGCTAACTCTCAAGAATTGAATCGAATGTATGATAGAAAATTGCAAAAAGATGCTTTGAAGCTACGTGATTTGGTTAATAGTGATGCATCTGATGAAAAGATAAAGAGTGTGCTTCATCAAATGAATGCGGAAAACTATCGCATTTTAGCCATTTCTTTAGGTACACCTCCAGAAAAATTTACTTATGAATATCGTGACGAAAATAATGAATATCATACTACGGGTCAAGTTACTCCATTGGAATTCTTTAAGAAGTTTGTGAATATTGATTTTAATGACTATGTTGAACTGATGAATTTACCGGGAGAGAAATATCCATATAATACTTCATTTGCTGTTGAAATCTCTGGAAATATGGTTGGGGGACAACCAAGTCGTTACTTCAACGTTTCAATGAAAGATATGGAGAAAACTGCAATTAAACAATTGAAAGATGATGAACCTGTATGGTTTGGCTGTGATGTTCTTCAAGAATGGGCACCACAAGCGGGGGTTTTAACTGAGAAGGTCTTTGACTGGGATCGTTCATTTGGTATTAAGTTAGGTACTGATAAGACTAAGAGATTTGAATACCGTGAAAGTTTACCAACACACGCAATGCTTATTTCTGGTGTTGATATTCGGGATGATGAGCCGATTAGATGGAAGATTCAAAACTCTTGGGGTTCAAAAGTTGGTCATAAAGGATACTTCATTATGGGCAACGATTGGATGGAACAATATACCTACGAAACTGTTGTCAACAAGAAGTACTTAACTGACGAACAACTTGCTGCTTATGAAAAAGAACCAGTAATGCTTCCATATTGGAATGCAATGAACCCAATTTAA
- a CDS encoding APC family permease has protein sequence MGEEKTNRKKTYISVLALTMMNVSIVAGLANDVQQSFYGLASVTYFAIGAICFFIPTALVAAELGSGWSNRGGIFRWVGEGLGKGWGLTCLLILWFQLILNFGMGMPSFTATIMFYTPNYDAAVKFAQAPQHELLIMTGWIILYWVLTYLSTKGVKAFSNIAKYGVIIGSLIPLAVMIILAIVWVAQGHQPVIPMTFKGLVPKWNGMSTLALAAGVFFSYTGIDMNAAHIKQLKHPEKDFTKAMFISIILAFLIFVVGTVIIAMIIPEKQINVLYTLYSVFRVLGSTIGMPWLYMILVWALLFNTIAMVVTNMAGPSFMLGQVGGSGFLPHWFQQNNKHNMPAHLMYTQIAGMTIVAYLVKLIPNVEGFVILLTQTITVLYMIYYILMFTAFLRLRYDQPNRPRSFRVPGGKVGAWIVAGLGLISSAFAIVLAIYPPAQVKSEVGSPIVYVSVILALVAVVLVICFSVYQLSKKHPNWVNPHNKFAPFTWEIEGLKKPGKVLSNVPTTVMSKDQNPMGMPIKRPYKPDQQVSNNIVKEDENNEISTSKN, from the coding sequence ATGGGAGAAGAAAAAACTAACAGGAAAAAGACCTATATCTCCGTACTTGCCTTAACAATGATGAATGTTTCCATTGTTGCGGGACTAGCAAATGATGTTCAGCAATCATTTTATGGGCTTGCCTCAGTAACTTACTTCGCAATTGGCGCCATTTGTTTCTTTATTCCAACAGCTCTAGTTGCTGCGGAATTAGGTTCAGGTTGGAGTAATCGTGGAGGAATTTTCCGTTGGGTTGGTGAAGGATTAGGCAAAGGCTGGGGATTAACTTGCTTACTTATCCTGTGGTTTCAATTGATTCTAAACTTTGGGATGGGAATGCCTAGCTTTACTGCAACAATAATGTTTTATACACCCAACTATGATGCGGCTGTTAAGTTTGCACAAGCACCACAACATGAATTGTTGATCATGACGGGTTGGATTATTTTATATTGGGTTCTTACATATCTTTCGACTAAAGGTGTTAAAGCTTTCTCTAACATCGCTAAATACGGAGTTATTATCGGAAGTTTGATCCCTTTGGCAGTTATGATTATTTTGGCTATTGTTTGGGTAGCTCAAGGCCACCAACCAGTTATTCCAATGACATTTAAAGGATTAGTTCCAAAATGGAATGGAATGAGTACTCTAGCCTTAGCTGCGGGAGTGTTTTTCTCATATACGGGTATTGATATGAATGCTGCTCATATCAAACAGTTAAAACATCCAGAAAAAGATTTTACTAAAGCAATGTTTATTTCAATTATTCTTGCTTTCTTGATCTTTGTTGTTGGTACGGTAATTATTGCGATGATTATTCCAGAAAAGCAAATCAATGTTTTATATACCCTTTATTCTGTATTTCGGGTTTTAGGCTCTACAATCGGGATGCCTTGGTTGTATATGATTCTTGTTTGGGCATTACTTTTCAATACGATTGCTATGGTTGTTACTAATATGGCAGGTCCATCATTTATGCTAGGACAAGTTGGAGGCAGTGGCTTTTTGCCACACTGGTTCCAGCAAAATAATAAACATAATATGCCAGCTCATTTAATGTATACCCAAATTGCTGGCATGACTATCGTTGCCTATTTAGTCAAACTGATTCCTAATGTGGAAGGATTTGTGATTTTATTAACTCAAACAATTACTGTTTTATACATGATTTACTATATCTTGATGTTTACTGCTTTTCTGCGCTTGCGTTATGACCAACCTAACCGTCCTCGTTCATTTAGAGTTCCAGGAGGAAAAGTGGGGGCATGGATTGTTGCAGGATTAGGGTTGATTTCTTCAGCTTTTGCAATTGTTCTTGCCATTTATCCTCCAGCACAGGTTAAGTCCGAAGTAGGATCACCTATAGTTTATGTTTCAGTTATTCTAGCTTTAGTGGCTGTGGTTCTGGTTATTTGCTTTAGCGTATATCAGCTTTCAAAGAAGCATCCTAATTGGGTAAATCCTCATAACAAGTTTGCCCCGTTTACTTGGGAAATCGAAGGGCTTAAAAAGCCAGGAAAAGTTTTGTCAAACGTTCCTACTACCGTTATGTCTAAAGATCAAAACCCTATGGGGATGCCAATTAAGCGCCCTTATAAGCCAGATCAACAGGTTTCCAATAATATTGTCAAGGAAGATGAAAATAACGAAATTTCAACTAGTAAAAATTGA
- a CDS encoding SH3-like domain-containing protein has product MNYSKKVLTCASALVISLGIFAGYSTTTFAASTSQNTSTKTTDSSVKSDTDSSSKNNLATKGDSEAGNVTDKKKEPAQTTTSYDIMTKVAGAKNYKVWKSVSNGKVHTKVADGQNFRYSHIQSNQSIKTKKYTYWLIYVDGRRVGWVNQNYFARNTIETPKTVSLVRNDNYTFDPKDAISYATDSTGTVVDNQEVNVSKSTINCGTPKTYKVKYTYGSGSSTVAITVRKSTKEGYGDADSVSAKKGTNDFQSWDSHYGASINYISPKEFQPETVKHTFSSGNLSLTTRLYQPVLLSIKTYSDDGNINRVGHIPEGVTVSNNWAYTSLLSHTNLMNGHIVGYDLSKLKSPYNPQHLNEMSQDKFNKYVQNIKVSPYIPIGHGQALGSTDKYIYALVNDHTMHQTTDSEELVQIRKSDMCINKIWTVKTWNKGNAEDSRYYQNAVVVDDHTMYGLYHDTEKHRYEYWKLSRTGDNWYSQLVGVTDGDFVNNGAPVQGFTYDTKNNNFYISFNDLIFKVGYDGTLKHSYQFKSGREVEGISISDNKLYVNLAQRAELLVGDLK; this is encoded by the coding sequence TTGAATTATTCAAAGAAAGTTTTGACATGTGCATCTGCTTTGGTAATCAGTTTAGGAATTTTTGCTGGTTATTCTACAACTACATTTGCAGCAAGTACTAGCCAAAACACAAGTACAAAAACAACTGATTCAAGTGTAAAAAGTGATACAGATTCTTCAAGCAAAAATAATTTAGCTACTAAAGGTGATAGTGAAGCGGGTAATGTAACGGATAAAAAGAAAGAGCCTGCGCAAACTACTACTAGTTACGATATTATGACTAAAGTAGCTGGAGCTAAGAATTACAAGGTATGGAAGAGTGTTTCAAACGGTAAAGTTCATACTAAGGTAGCCGATGGTCAAAATTTCCGCTATAGCCATATTCAATCAAATCAAAGTATTAAGACTAAGAAATATACTTACTGGTTGATTTATGTAGATGGTCGACGTGTAGGTTGGGTTAACCAAAACTACTTTGCTAGAAACACAATCGAAACTCCAAAGACCGTTTCTTTGGTAAGAAATGATAATTATACTTTCGATCCTAAAGATGCAATTAGTTATGCTACTGATTCAACCGGTACAGTCGTAGACAACCAAGAAGTGAATGTTTCTAAGTCTACAATTAATTGTGGTACCCCAAAGACTTATAAGGTAAAGTACACTTATGGGTCAGGTAGTTCGACTGTAGCTATCACAGTAAGAAAGAGTACCAAAGAAGGTTACGGGGATGCTGATAGCGTTTCAGCTAAAAAAGGTACTAATGATTTTCAATCATGGGATTCACACTACGGTGCCTCAATCAACTATATTAGTCCTAAGGAATTCCAACCAGAAACTGTAAAGCATACTTTTTCTAGTGGAAACCTTTCTTTGACCACTCGTTTATATCAACCAGTTCTATTAAGTATTAAAACTTATTCTGATGATGGAAATATTAATCGTGTAGGTCATATTCCAGAAGGTGTAACAGTTTCAAATAACTGGGCTTATACTAGTTTGCTTAGCCACACTAATTTGATGAATGGCCATATTGTTGGTTATGATTTAAGTAAGTTGAAGAGCCCTTATAATCCTCAACACTTAAATGAAATGAGTCAGGATAAGTTTAATAAGTATGTTCAAAATATTAAAGTAAGTCCTTATATTCCAATTGGTCACGGACAAGCCTTAGGATCAACTGACAAGTATATTTATGCTTTAGTAAATGATCATACAATGCATCAAACTACTGATTCAGAAGAATTAGTTCAAATCCGTAAGAGTGACATGTGCATTAATAAGATTTGGACTGTTAAGACTTGGAATAAGGGAAATGCAGAAGATTCTCGTTACTACCAAAACGCAGTGGTAGTTGATGATCATACTATGTATGGGCTTTACCATGATACTGAAAAACATCGTTATGAATACTGGAAGTTATCACGGACTGGCGATAATTGGTATTCACAATTAGTTGGGGTAACTGATGGTGATTTCGTAAATAACGGTGCACCTGTTCAAGGATTTACGTATGATACCAAGAACAATAACTTCTACATTTCCTTCAATGACTTAATCTTTAAAGTTGGTTATGATGGTACGCTTAAACATTCATACCAATTTAAGAGTGGTCGTGAAGTAGAAGGTATTTCAATTAGTGATAATAAGTTATATGTAAACTTAGCTCAAAGAGCAGAATTATTAGTTGGCGATTTGAAGTAA